A single Arcobacter sp. FWKO B DNA region contains:
- a CDS encoding CvpA family protein produces MENLNIFDTVTLILIILLGLKGLFRGFLKEFFALIGIVGGVFVASRIAKDVGFAIDSFLKIDNESTILLVGFIVSVLVFWALAYSLGILLSKIFSLSGLGIFDRVLGVIFGAGKIFLIFAIIFYSLSKVEAIKDKMVEKVGDSFMYPLFVEVGSTILKIEASTVVKKIENGIENTANTIKNTIVDTIQETPNQIKD; encoded by the coding sequence TTGGAAAATTTGAATATATTTGATACTGTTACATTGATACTAATAATTCTTTTAGGGCTTAAGGGGCTTTTTAGAGGTTTTTTAAAAGAGTTTTTTGCACTTATTGGTATTGTTGGTGGGGTCTTTGTTGCATCAAGGATAGCAAAAGATGTTGGATTTGCTATTGATAGCTTTTTAAAAATAGATAATGAATCAACTATTTTACTTGTAGGCTTTATAGTTTCTGTTCTAGTATTTTGGGCTTTAGCCTACTCTCTTGGAATATTACTAAGTAAAATATTTAGCCTAAGCGGTTTGGGAATTTTTGATAGAGTTCTAGGTGTAATTTTTGGAGCTGGTAAAATATTTCTGATTTTTGCAATTATTTTTTATTCTTTATCTAAAGTAGAAGCAATAAAAGATAAAATGGTAGAAAAAGTTGGAGATTCATTTATGTACCCTCTTTTTGTGGAAGTTGGTTCAACAATACTTAAAATAGAAGCTTCTACTGTTGTAAAGAAAATTGAAAATGGCATAGAAAATACAGCTAATACTATTAAAAATACAATTGTAGATACTATTCAAGAAACTCCAAATCAAATAAAGGATTGA
- a CDS encoding twin-arginine translocase TatA/TatE family subunit translates to MGMPGGMEWIIIAVIVLLLFGGKKIPELAKGLGAGIKNFKNAVKEDEVVENKPAQNIENTTTTAEVKKEEPANTETKNS, encoded by the coding sequence ATGGGTATGCCTGGCGGGATGGAATGGATAATAATAGCAGTTATAGTGCTATTACTTTTTGGTGGTAAAAAAATACCAGAACTTGCTAAGGGTTTAGGTGCGGGTATTAAAAACTTTAAAAATGCAGTAAAAGAAGATGAGGTTGTAGAGAATAAACCAGCACAAAATATTGAAAATACTACTACAACTGCTGAAGTAAAAAAAGAAGAACCAGCAAACACTGAAACAAAAAATAGTTAA
- a CDS encoding SPOR domain-containing protein — MEFKSEDFLKKVEQASQNKNIKNDDLDQSDIFSINSKRGNTNPYESSGDPSNSELEDILLSSNSSSKDKKKYLVLGASLVVLFLIILILIKVFSGSSGDENLSASKPESIKQEQALEGQSIEQEYQRIINERLKKLQEQKEQEIQQPQAQEVAPTPLVSESIEEEVVQPVQNVVATQPVAVQQTTPVKSEPVVKQTTTVVKQEPVKTVQQPKQTTSVSPSTNLKGFYVQVGAFTREPNQPFITKIQQLGYKYSIFQDTVNGVTYNKVLVGPYSTRNDASAHIENIKKDLNLNSAFILGF, encoded by the coding sequence ATGGAATTTAAGAGTGAAGATTTTTTAAAAAAAGTTGAACAAGCATCACAAAATAAAAATATCAAAAACGATGATTTAGATCAAAGTGATATTTTCAGTATAAATAGTAAAAGAGGAAACACTAATCCGTATGAAAGCTCTGGTGATCCTTCTAATAGTGAACTTGAAGATATACTATTATCTTCCAACTCTTCTTCTAAAGATAAGAAAAAATATCTTGTGCTTGGCGCATCACTTGTAGTTTTATTTTTAATTATACTAATTTTGATAAAAGTTTTCTCAGGCTCAAGCGGTGATGAAAACTTATCTGCTTCAAAACCTGAATCTATTAAACAAGAACAAGCTTTAGAAGGTCAAAGTATTGAACAAGAGTATCAAAGAATTATAAATGAAAGACTTAAAAAACTTCAAGAGCAAAAAGAGCAAGAGATACAACAGCCACAAGCACAAGAAGTTGCTCCAACACCACTTGTAAGTGAAAGTATAGAAGAGGAAGTTGTACAACCAGTACAAAATGTTGTTGCTACACAACCTGTTGCAGTTCAACAAACTACACCTGTTAAATCTGAGCCTGTAGTTAAACAAACTACTACTGTTGTAAAACAAGAACCAGTTAAAACTGTTCAACAACCAAAACAAACGACATCAGTATCACCTTCAACGAACTTGAAAGGCTTTTATGTACAAGTTGGTGCTTTTACAAGAGAACCAAATCAGCCATTTATTACTAAAATACAACAACTTGGATATAAATATAGTATTTTTCAAGATACTGTAAATGGTGTTACATACAATAAAGTTTTAGTAGGACCTTATAGTACAAGAAATGATGCAAGTGCACATATTGAGAATATCAAAAAAGATTTAAATCTAAATAGTGCTTTTATTTTAGGTTTTTAA
- a CDS encoding serine hydroxymethyltransferase, whose protein sequence is MAFIEEKSLKDADPLVWDMIEGELNRQTTHLEMIASENFTSPAVMQAMGSVFTNKYAEGYPYKRYYGGCEFADQVEQLAIDRACEIFGCKYANVQPHAGSQANVAVYAALLQAGDKLLGMDLSHGGHLTHGSKPSFSGKNYHSFTYGVELDGRMNYDKIMEIAKVVQPKIIVCGASAYAREIDFKKFREIADAVGAILFADIAHIAGLVAAGEHMSPFPYADVVTSTTHKTLRGPRGGLILTNDEEIAKKINSAIFPGTQGGPLVHVIAAKAVAFGEVLKPEWKTYAKQVKANAKVLGEVLVKRGFELVSGGTDNHLVLLSFVNRDFSGKEADAALGNAGITVNKNTVPGETRSPFVTSGIRIGSPALTARGMKEAEFEFIANKIADILSDINNTELQAKVKKELEELASKFVIYNQSTY, encoded by the coding sequence ATGGCTTTTATTGAAGAAAAAAGTTTAAAAGATGCAGACCCATTAGTTTGGGATATGATTGAGGGTGAATTAAATAGACAAACTACACATTTAGAGATGATTGCTAGTGAAAACTTTACTAGTCCAGCTGTTATGCAAGCAATGGGAAGTGTTTTTACAAACAAATATGCTGAAGGTTACCCATATAAAAGATATTACGGTGGGTGTGAGTTTGCTGACCAAGTAGAACAACTTGCTATTGATAGAGCTTGTGAAATATTTGGATGTAAATATGCAAATGTTCAGCCTCATGCAGGAAGTCAGGCAAATGTTGCGGTATATGCTGCACTTCTTCAAGCAGGAGATAAACTTCTTGGTATGGATTTAAGCCACGGTGGACACTTAACACATGGTTCAAAACCAAGCTTTAGCGGTAAAAACTATCACTCATTTACTTATGGAGTAGAACTTGACGGTAGAATGAACTATGATAAAATTATGGAAATAGCTAAAGTTGTACAACCAAAAATCATAGTTTGTGGTGCAAGTGCTTATGCTAGAGAGATAGATTTCAAAAAATTTAGAGAAATTGCTGATGCAGTTGGAGCGATTTTATTTGCTGATATTGCTCATATAGCTGGACTTGTTGCAGCAGGTGAACATATGAGTCCATTTCCATATGCAGATGTTGTAACTTCAACAACACACAAAACTCTAAGAGGACCAAGAGGTGGACTTATACTAACAAATGATGAAGAGATAGCAAAAAAAATCAATAGTGCTATTTTCCCTGGGACTCAAGGTGGACCTCTTGTACATGTAATAGCTGCAAAAGCGGTAGCATTTGGTGAAGTTCTTAAACCTGAGTGGAAAACTTATGCTAAACAAGTAAAAGCTAATGCAAAAGTTCTTGGTGAAGTATTGGTAAAAAGAGGATTTGAGCTTGTAAGTGGTGGAACTGATAATCACCTTGTATTACTATCTTTTGTAAACAGAGACTTTAGCGGTAAAGAAGCTGATGCTGCATTAGGTAATGCAGGGATTACTGTAAATAAAAACACAGTTCCTGGAGAAACTAGAAGCCCATTTGTAACAAGTGGTATAAGAATAGGAAGCCCAGCACTAACTGCTAGAGGTATGAAAGAAGCTGAATTTGAATTTATTGCAAACAAAATAGCTGATATACTAAGTGATATAAACAACACAGAACTTCAAGCAAAAGTTAAAAAAGAACTTGAAGAGTTGGCAAGTAAATTTGTAATTTACAATCAATCAACATATTAA
- the argS gene encoding arginine--tRNA ligase, with protein MQEIIKSLIEEKIGKSIVLEKPKDIKLGHFATPVAFSLAKEYKKAPNIIASELASLFDNSSEFESVTAVNGFINFKLSLDFLEKLTTDALGDESTYAKGEKKDGTILLEFVSANPTGPLHIGHARGAIFGDALLKVGRYLGYDITSEYYINDAGAQIDLLGLSLYLAAKEYILHEDVVYPEAYYRGEYLIELANEACEIYGKEVFNDATKLDELVEFSKNKVIELIKKDLADIGITFDNFVSEKSLYNKWESTKEVLEKNNSLYEQDSRIWLRSSELGDEKDRVVVRENGVPTYLAGDIIYHKDKFDRGFEHYINIWGADHHGYIPRVKAAVSFLGYDSSKLEVLLSQMVSLLKDGEPYKMSKRAGNVILMSDITEEIGSDALRFIFLTRKSDTHLEFDINMLKNQDSSNPIFYINYAHARINQLFGKANLSTEQIKDFILSDEISQEAKDLLYEALLLPDILNESFNKRDFQKITDYLYNLSSSIHKFYNSQKIVEDIHQNSYLKVLAMCALSIRIGLKLLGINAKEKM; from the coding sequence TTGCAAGAGATAATTAAAAGTTTAATTGAAGAAAAAATTGGCAAAAGTATAGTTTTAGAAAAACCAAAAGATATAAAACTTGGTCACTTTGCAACTCCTGTTGCTTTTTCTTTAGCAAAAGAGTATAAAAAAGCTCCAAATATAATAGCTTCTGAATTGGCATCACTATTTGACAATAGTAGCGAGTTTGAAAGTGTTACAGCTGTAAATGGTTTTATAAACTTTAAACTTTCACTTGATTTTTTAGAAAAGTTGACAACAGATGCTTTGGGTGATGAGTCAACTTATGCTAAAGGTGAGAAGAAAGATGGCACAATATTGCTTGAGTTTGTAAGTGCAAACCCAACGGGACCATTACATATAGGACATGCAAGAGGTGCTATTTTTGGAGATGCTTTATTGAAAGTTGGAAGATATCTTGGGTATGATATAACAAGTGAGTACTACATTAATGATGCAGGTGCTCAGATTGATTTACTTGGACTTTCACTTTATCTTGCGGCAAAAGAGTATATCTTGCATGAAGATGTCGTATATCCAGAGGCTTATTATAGGGGTGAGTATCTTATAGAACTTGCAAATGAAGCTTGTGAAATATATGGTAAAGAAGTTTTCAATGATGCTACAAAACTTGATGAACTAGTTGAGTTTTCAAAAAATAAAGTAATCGAATTAATCAAAAAAGACTTAGCTGATATTGGTATTACATTTGATAATTTTGTTAGTGAAAAATCCTTATATAATAAATGGGAATCAACAAAAGAAGTTTTAGAAAAAAATAACTCTTTGTATGAACAAGACAGTAGAATTTGGCTTCGCTCAAGTGAATTAGGTGATGAAAAAGATAGAGTAGTTGTAAGAGAAAATGGAGTTCCAACATATCTTGCAGGAGATATAATATATCACAAAGATAAATTTGACAGAGGATTTGAACACTATATCAATATTTGGGGTGCTGACCACCATGGGTATATTCCAAGGGTAAAAGCAGCTGTAAGCTTTTTGGGCTATGATTCATCAAAACTTGAAGTATTACTTTCTCAAATGGTATCACTTTTAAAAGATGGTGAGCCTTATAAAATGAGTAAAAGAGCTGGAAATGTTATACTTATGAGTGATATAACAGAAGAAATTGGAAGTGATGCACTAAGATTTATATTTCTTACAAGAAAAAGTGACACACACTTAGAGTTTGATATAAATATGTTAAAAAATCAAGATTCATCAAATCCTATTTTTTATATAAATTATGCTCATGCAAGAATAAATCAATTATTTGGAAAAGCAAATTTATCAACAGAACAAATAAAAGACTTTATACTGAGTGATGAAATATCTCAAGAAGCAAAAGATTTATTATATGAAGCTTTATTATTGCCTGATATATTAAATGAATCTTTTAATAAAAGAGATTTCCAAAAAATCACAGATTATTTGTATAATCTTTCATCGTCAATACATAAGTTCTATAACTCTCAAAAGATAGTTGAAGATATTCATCAAAATAGTTATTTAAAAGTTCTAGCTATGTGTGCCTTATCAATAAGAATAGGCTTAAAACTACTTGGAATAAATGCTAAGGAGAAGATGTAG
- a CDS encoding Fur family transcriptional regulator codes for MQNEDKLLEDFKELLKKKGMKFTEQRAIILQILFSSDGHLNAEEVHDVVKRDYPDSNIGIATVYRTLSFLEEANLITSISFGTDGKKYEGNKKKHHDHLICTKCGKIVEFVDNEIEKKQELIAKQNGFEISSHNMQIFGICKDCKSK; via the coding sequence ATGCAAAACGAAGACAAATTGTTAGAGGATTTCAAAGAATTACTAAAAAAGAAGGGAATGAAGTTTACAGAACAAAGAGCTATAATTTTACAAATTCTTTTTAGTAGTGATGGTCATTTGAATGCTGAAGAAGTTCATGATGTTGTAAAAAGAGATTATCCTGATTCAAATATTGGAATTGCAACAGTTTATAGAACTTTAAGTTTTCTAGAAGAAGCTAACTTAATTACTTCGATTTCATTTGGAACAGATGGTAAAAAATATGAAGGTAATAAGAAAAAACACCATGATCACTTAATCTGTACGAAATGTGGGAAAATTGTGGAGTTTGTAGATAATGAAATAGAAAAAAAACAAGAATTGATTGCAAAACAAAATGGTTTTGAAATCTCATCACATAATATGCAAATTTTTGGAATTTGTAAAGATTGTAAAAGTAAATAA
- a CDS encoding replicative DNA helicase encodes MDTVYNINIERAVLSSILFSPEIIEDVLGVLKPSDFYLPAHQKIFSVMQILHNEDLPIDEEFIRTKIKQSKSSMDKEFRGNSSNFDESILIEILSANPISNTAAYIEQIKDSAVKRELATLANNIKKVAIEDELPSSEALDFVQNELYKISVNSANSELKNMQEIASETINYIKKMKEMGNKYLTGETTGFDDLDRRTTGFNGGDLVIVAARPAMGKTAFTLNMALKNVENGKGVIIFSLEMPSEQLMLRLLSAKTSIPLQNLRKGDLDDIQWSRLTSALEELRTKKLFVDDGGSVNINQLRARVRKLASNPDNKISMVIIDYLQLMTGSGAGKDRHLEVSEISRGLKMLARELKIPVIALSQLNRGLENRPDKRPMLSDLRESGAIEQDADIIMFVYRDDVYREREEAKKEKEAKDKGVEYKSAFVNKPEEEAEIIIGKQRNGPIGTVKLIFQKNYTRFVNATSRDSVPIETVFETMDSSHDTKIDMPDIL; translated from the coding sequence TTGGATACAGTTTACAATATAAATATAGAAAGAGCAGTTTTAAGTTCAATACTTTTTAGTCCAGAGATAATAGAGGATGTTCTTGGTGTTTTAAAGCCAAGTGATTTTTATCTTCCTGCTCACCAAAAAATATTTAGTGTTATGCAAATTCTTCATAATGAAGATTTACCTATTGATGAAGAATTTATTCGTACTAAAATAAAACAATCAAAAAGTTCTATGGATAAAGAATTTCGAGGAAATTCTTCTAATTTTGATGAGTCTATTTTAATTGAAATTCTTTCAGCAAATCCTATTTCAAATACAGCTGCTTATATAGAACAAATTAAAGATAGTGCAGTTAAAAGAGAACTAGCTACTTTAGCAAACAATATTAAAAAAGTAGCCATAGAAGATGAATTGCCTTCAAGTGAAGCACTTGATTTTGTTCAAAATGAACTTTATAAAATCAGTGTAAATTCAGCAAATAGTGAATTGAAAAATATGCAAGAAATTGCAAGTGAAACTATTAACTATATTAAAAAAATGAAAGAAATGGGTAATAAGTACCTAACTGGTGAAACTACAGGCTTTGATGACTTAGATAGAAGAACAACAGGGTTTAATGGGGGTGACTTGGTAATAGTTGCTGCTCGTCCAGCTATGGGAAAAACTGCATTTACATTAAATATGGCTTTAAAAAATGTTGAAAATGGCAAAGGTGTGATTATATTTTCTTTGGAGATGCCAAGTGAACAGCTTATGCTTAGGCTTCTTAGTGCAAAAACATCTATACCTTTACAAAATCTCAGAAAAGGGGATTTAGATGATATCCAATGGAGCAGACTTACATCAGCATTGGAAGAGTTAAGAACAAAAAAACTTTTTGTAGATGATGGAGGAAGTGTAAATATTAATCAACTTCGTGCAAGGGTAAGAAAGCTAGCAAGTAATCCAGATAATAAAATTTCTATGGTTATAATAGATTATCTTCAGCTAATGACTGGAAGTGGTGCTGGAAAAGATAGACACTTGGAAGTGAGTGAGATAAGTCGTGGACTTAAGATGTTAGCAAGGGAGTTGAAAATACCAGTTATAGCACTATCACAGCTAAATAGAGGGCTAGAAAACCGTCCTGATAAAAGACCAATGCTTAGTGATTTGAGAGAATCTGGAGCAATTGAGCAAGATGCTGATATTATTATGTTTGTTTATCGTGATGATGTTTATAGGGAAAGAGAAGAAGCAAAAAAAGAAAAAGAGGCAAAAGACAAAGGTGTAGAATATAAAAGTGCATTTGTCAATAAGCCAGAAGAAGAAGCAGAGATTATTATAGGTAAACAAAGAAATGGACCAATAGGGACAGTTAAGTTAATATTTCAAAAAAATTATACGCGATTTGTTAATGCAACATCAAGAGATAGTGTACCCATAGAGACAGTTTTTGAAACTATGGATAGTTCACACGATACAAAAATAGATATGCCAGACATTCTTTAG
- the ispG gene encoding flavodoxin-dependent (E)-4-hydroxy-3-methylbut-2-enyl-diphosphate synthase: protein MINRYKTKKIFVGNVAIGGDAPISVQSMTYSKTEDVKATVEQINRLHFAGADIARVAVPDIEAANALKEIKKQVKLPLVADIHFNHKLALVASEVVDCIRINPGNIGSKQRVAEVVKACQQRNIPIRIGVNCGSLEEQFENKYGQSAIGMVASAEYNIKFLEDLGFDDIKISLKASDVQRTVEAYRLLRPKNNYPFHLGVTEAGTLFHSTIKSSIALGSLLLDGIGDTLRVSITGELEREIEVGRAILKNSGVIKDGLNIISCPTCGRIEADLVSAVAEVEKATKHIKKPLNISVMGCVVNAIGEAKSADVAIAYGKGSGLIIKKGEVIAKLPESKLLKRFLEEVEIEANKED, encoded by the coding sequence ATGATAAATAGATATAAAACTAAAAAGATTTTTGTTGGTAATGTTGCCATTGGTGGAGATGCTCCAATATCGGTTCAGTCTATGACTTATAGTAAAACTGAGGATGTAAAAGCTACTGTTGAGCAGATTAATCGACTCCATTTTGCAGGAGCTGATATAGCAAGAGTTGCTGTTCCTGATATTGAAGCTGCTAATGCTTTAAAAGAGATAAAAAAGCAAGTAAAGCTTCCTCTTGTAGCTGATATTCATTTCAACCATAAATTAGCATTAGTAGCTTCTGAAGTGGTTGATTGTATAAGGATAAATCCTGGCAATATTGGATCAAAACAAAGAGTAGCAGAGGTGGTGAAAGCTTGTCAACAAAGAAATATCCCTATAAGAATAGGGGTAAATTGTGGTTCACTAGAAGAGCAGTTTGAAAATAAATATGGACAAAGTGCTATTGGGATGGTTGCAAGTGCTGAGTATAATATTAAATTTTTAGAAGATTTAGGATTTGATGATATAAAGATATCTTTAAAAGCAAGTGATGTACAAAGAACTGTTGAAGCTTATAGACTTCTTCGTCCAAAAAACAACTATCCTTTTCATCTTGGTGTTACAGAAGCTGGTACATTATTTCATTCTACTATAAAATCTTCTATTGCACTTGGTAGTTTACTTCTTGATGGTATAGGTGATACATTAAGGGTTTCTATTACTGGTGAGCTAGAACGAGAGATAGAAGTGGGACGAGCCATTTTAAAAAACTCTGGAGTTATAAAAGATGGTCTAAATATAATATCTTGTCCAACATGTGGTAGGATAGAAGCCGATTTAGTAAGTGCAGTTGCAGAAGTTGAAAAAGCAACAAAGCATATTAAAAAACCATTAAATATATCTGTCATGGGCTGTGTTGTAAATGCAATTGGTGAAGCAAAAAGTGCAGATGTAGCTATTGCTTATGGTAAAGGAAGTGGGCTTATTATTAAAAAAGGTGAAGTTATTGCAAAACTACCTGAAAGTAAACTTTTAAAAAGATTTTTAGAAGAAGTTGAGATTGAAGCAAATAAAGAGGATTGA
- the lysS gene encoding lysine--tRNA ligase, with protein MLFENIYVQQRIEKANHLREVGVNPYSNESNRNTTIKKFKNVNSDIEHLENKRDENRVYTVAGRIKFYRLMGKAAFLKIEDEYDMLQIYVARDNLAEGFFNDVFKKDFEVGDIIEVSGYPFVTGQGELSLHVDGIKMLTKAVAPLPEKFHGITDKEMRYRQRYLDLIMNSEVRKTFHLRSKIVSLIRRFFEDKGFLEVETPMMHPIAGGANARPFVTHHNALGIDRFLRIAPELYLKRLIVGGFEAVFEINRNFRNEGMDATHNPEFTSIEFYWAYKTYKDLIEITKELFDYLFDHLDLPKVLPYGDMKINFSNIKEIRLIDSLVQVGGVPAEIIGDKSKILDFLKANKLEANDKLNVGQLYGVLFDEFVEDKLIDPTFITHYPVELSPLARRNDAEPELTDRFELFIGGKEIANAFSELNDPIDQYDRFNDQLKAKECGDDEAHEMDEDFVEALKYGMAPTAGEGIGIDRLVMMLTNNHSIRDVLLFPAMKPIRKQEQLENEEE; from the coding sequence ATGTTGTTTGAAAATATATATGTTCAACAAAGAATAGAAAAAGCCAATCATTTAAGAGAAGTAGGGGTAAATCCATACTCAAACGAATCAAATAGAAATACAACAATTAAAAAATTTAAAAATGTAAACAGTGATATTGAACATTTAGAAAATAAAAGAGATGAAAATAGAGTTTATACAGTTGCAGGAAGAATAAAATTCTACAGACTTATGGGAAAAGCTGCATTTTTAAAAATAGAAGATGAATATGATATGCTTCAAATTTATGTAGCAAGAGACAATCTAGCTGAAGGTTTTTTTAATGATGTATTTAAAAAAGACTTTGAGGTTGGTGATATAATAGAAGTTAGTGGTTATCCTTTTGTTACTGGACAAGGTGAGTTATCACTTCATGTTGATGGTATTAAAATGCTTACAAAAGCTGTAGCACCACTTCCAGAAAAGTTTCATGGAATTACAGATAAAGAGATGAGATATAGACAAAGATATCTTGACCTTATAATGAACTCTGAAGTTAGAAAAACTTTCCATTTAAGAAGTAAAATAGTTTCTCTTATTAGAAGATTTTTTGAAGATAAAGGATTCTTAGAGGTTGAAACACCTATGATGCACCCTATTGCTGGTGGTGCAAATGCAAGACCATTTGTTACACATCATAATGCATTAGGAATAGATAGATTTCTTAGAATTGCACCAGAACTTTACCTAAAAAGATTAATAGTAGGTGGATTTGAAGCTGTATTTGAAATAAATAGAAACTTTAGAAATGAAGGGATGGACGCTACACATAATCCTGAATTTACCTCAATTGAGTTTTATTGGGCATATAAAACATACAAAGATTTAATAGAGATAACAAAAGAATTATTTGACTATCTTTTTGATCATCTTGATTTACCAAAAGTATTACCTTATGGTGATATGAAAATCAATTTCTCAAATATAAAAGAGATTAGACTAATCGACTCATTAGTACAAGTTGGTGGAGTTCCAGCTGAGATAATTGGAGATAAGTCAAAAATATTAGATTTCTTAAAAGCTAATAAACTTGAAGCTAATGATAAATTAAATGTTGGACAGCTTTATGGTGTTCTTTTTGATGAATTTGTTGAAGATAAACTAATAGACCCAACATTTATTACTCATTATCCAGTTGAACTTTCTCCACTTGCAAGAAGAAATGATGCTGAACCTGAGCTAACAGATAGATTTGAGTTGTTTATAGGTGGTAAAGAGATTGCAAATGCCTTTAGTGAGCTTAATGACCCTATTGATCAGTATGATAGATTTAATGATCAACTCAAAGCAAAAGAGTGTGGTGATGATGAAGCACATGAAATGGATGAAGATTTTGTTGAAGCACTTAAATATGGTATGGCTCCAACTGCTGGTGAAGGAATAGGTATTGATAGACTTGTTATGATGCTTACAAATAACCACTCTATTAGGGATGTGTTATTATTTCCAGCTATGAAACCAATTAGAAAACAAGAACAATTAGAAAACGAAGAAGAATAA